From one Trifolium pratense cultivar HEN17-A07 linkage group LG1, ARS_RC_1.1, whole genome shotgun sequence genomic stretch:
- the LOC123898525 gene encoding tRNA ligase 1-like isoform X3, with protein sequence MIELVSKGLATLERNHRKHMCISMELVAAVLGDHGQRPHEDYVVATAVTELGNGKPKFYSTRDNLFLHKMAITNKSRVVVLNKKISLFLHCCL encoded by the exons ATGATTGAGTTGGTATCAAAAGGTTTGGCTACATTAGAG AGAAACCATAGAAAGCATATGTGCATATCAATGGAATTAGTAGCTGCTGTTCTTGGAGACCATGGACAGCGTCCTCATGAAGACTATG TAGTGGCTACAGCAGTTACTGAATTGGGCAATGGAAAGCCAAAGTTCTATTCTACTCGCGATAATCTCTTTTTGCATAAAATGGCGATTACCAACAAATCACGTGTGGTTGTTCTCAACAAG AAAATCAGCCTCTTCCTTCATTGCTGCCTATGA
- the LOC123898525 gene encoding uncharacterized protein LOC123898525 isoform X1 yields the protein MVYDHFDRSHSPLPSSQHTFQFMWLLIEFTRNHRKHMCISMELVAAVLGDHGQRPHEDYVVATAVTELGNGKPKFYSTRDNLFLHKMAITNKSRVVVLNKKISLFLHCCL from the exons ATGGTTTATGATCATTTTGACAGAAGTCATTCTCCCCTTCCCAGTTCCCAACACACTTTCCAGTTCATGTGGCTGTTAATTGAATTCACT AGAAACCATAGAAAGCATATGTGCATATCAATGGAATTAGTAGCTGCTGTTCTTGGAGACCATGGACAGCGTCCTCATGAAGACTATG TAGTGGCTACAGCAGTTACTGAATTGGGCAATGGAAAGCCAAAGTTCTATTCTACTCGCGATAATCTCTTTTTGCATAAAATGGCGATTACCAACAAATCACGTGTGGTTGTTCTCAACAAG AAAATCAGCCTCTTCCTTCATTGCTGCCTATGA
- the LOC123898525 gene encoding uncharacterized protein LOC123898525 isoform X2, translating into MVYDHFDRSHSPLPSSQHTFQFMWLLIEFTRNHRKHMCISMELVAAVLGDHGQRPHEDYVVATAVTELGNGKPKFYSTRDNLFLHKMAITNKSRVVVLNKGS; encoded by the exons ATGGTTTATGATCATTTTGACAGAAGTCATTCTCCCCTTCCCAGTTCCCAACACACTTTCCAGTTCATGTGGCTGTTAATTGAATTCACT AGAAACCATAGAAAGCATATGTGCATATCAATGGAATTAGTAGCTGCTGTTCTTGGAGACCATGGACAGCGTCCTCATGAAGACTATG TAGTGGCTACAGCAGTTACTGAATTGGGCAATGGAAAGCCAAAGTTCTATTCTACTCGCGATAATCTCTTTTTGCATAAAATGGCGATTACCAACAAATCACGTGTGGTTGTTCTCAACAAG GGATCTTGA